The Mycteria americana isolate JAX WOST 10 ecotype Jacksonville Zoo and Gardens chromosome 18, USCA_MyAme_1.0, whole genome shotgun sequence region TGAAAATTAGTGTTAGCCCAGAGCCCGCACTAGAGCTCTTTATTTGAACATCCCCATCTCTGTGACAGGTGATCACGGCGTCACCTGGTCCAGGCACGGTGATCAACTACAGTAAAGCCGACGCTTGGGCTGTTGGAGCGATCGCCTACGAAATCCTTGGCCTGGCCAATCCTTTCTACGGCCACGGGGACTCGAGTCTGGAAAGCAGAAGTTACCGTGAAGACCAGCTGCCAAGCCTGCCCGATCACCTGCCCCTTGAGGTGAAGCAAGTGGTAAAGATGCTACTTCAGAGGGATCCCAACAAGGTAAGAAACTTGTCTTGAAGTCGTCGTCTAACCGGCCTGTGGGAGCCGGTCTTTGGGAGTATTGTTTGTAGATTGTTTCTCCCCGGAGGGCTCCGGGTGCAGGACTGTAATCCAGCTATCACTGCACTCCAGATAGCGatcaaagacaaacaaaagatcTTTGCTGAAGCGCAGTGTGGCCTCTCCCATGCGGCACTGAATAGTTCCAGGGATTTCAGTGGACGTTTGTGTCAGGGACTGGTCCTTGAATTGGGGGGTTACGTGCAGTTGCCTGATAATAAATAGTCACACAGAGCTCTTTAATTCACCGGGACCGTGTAGTGCCTTAGAGGAGGCCTGGGGGACTTTTGGCAATGTAGATGCTACATGCTAGCGGTGTGATGTGAGCGCAGCAGGATCGGCTaatcttccctctccctccttttgcAGAGATTGTCTGCTAGAGTTGCTGCTAACGTGCTTCACCTAAGCCTCTGGGGTGAAAGCGTTCTAGCATCTGAGACCCTGAAACCCGACCAGATGATCGCCTGGCTTCTCTGCCAGTCTGCGGCCGCTTTGCTCATGGACGGACTGGTGGATAAAAGCCGGGTAGAAACCAAAATGAAGATGTGCTTTTTGGCAAACCTTGAGTATGAAGACCTCTGGGCAGCGATACTCCTGTTGCTGGCCTGGAGAAGCCGGTCTGGGTGAAGAGTACCATCCGGGACACGACCGTGCGATAGATAAACGGCACTTTCTAAAGGCACATAGgaatctgtcttttctgtctgccTGGAATCCTGTAGCGCTTTAGGGAACAAAACTGCAGGCCTGTGTTCAAGAAGTTGAGTTTATCTCTAGCAAGTGTTAGTACACGctgcctttctctccctgctAGAGGAAATGCCCTCGCTTCGTTACTCTCTCGGCGAGGTCTTGTGGACCTTGCAGGTGTCCTGAGGTATGTGGTTGGTTTTGCTTGCATTTGGGAACTCATAATTGACTTCTAAGCTGTGTGTTGGATGAAGCAAGTTCCCTTTCAGAAGGGGGGATGTGTGGGAGGAGGCCCTGTCTAGCTGCTCATCACGGATTTAAGCAATACACCGAGAAAGCTGAGCTGACAAAGGGACGTGCAATCTTTCTTTTCTTAGGGAAACTGGCAGTGGTCTTAAGGTGATATTCCTCTGCAGCCATGGACGTATCTTGCTCTAAAATGACAGCCTAAAAGCCTCCTAGTGAGGTGCTGACTGGTAAGGTGAGCGTCAAGAGCTGCTCGCTTCTTACGATAACGCACCCTTGCATATCTAGCCAGGTGTATGCTAAATAGCGCAAGTACAATGAACCCAAAACCCGCGTAGATTTGTTTCTCAACTGTTGTATTTGTGCAGCGACTGCTGCCGCAGAGTCCAAGGCCGAGTCAGACTGTGTCCAGTTAGGGAAAATACTGCAAATGAAATAAGGGCTGAGCAGCAGTGCCTGCTTAAAGAGTTTAGCGTGATGCTCTTCTGTTTTACCTACCTGCTTTTTTGGTTTAACAGTGAAGTAATATCCTTTGGTCGGGGAGGATAGGAGACATCAATGTTTGAACAGCAACAGTTGTGTTCATGAGAACATCATTCGATTCCATATCTGTAATTGTGTTTAGGGGAGCTTGGGGAGAAAGTTATTTATGCTTGTTGCACAATAAATGGAAGATAAGCTCGGCTCCTGAGTGGGTTCTCTAAGTCTGGTTCACCACCGTTCATGGGATCCAGGCTTTAGGCTGGCCTGGAGGGCAAGGGGCGAGGGAGCCCTGGTTCGGTGGAGTCTTAGAAGATCGTTTGGCTCTTTCCAGTGCCGCCTCTGGAACATGTTATTTTGTTCCACCAAGTGGAGTTTCCCGAAGAGGGACGGACCTTGCCTCGTGAGTGTGCCCGTTTCGTACGCTCCTGACCGGTAAATCACTGGCTGCTCCTGCAGTTTCCAGGTCGATGACATCACGTGTCAAATCATCACGCAGTAACGTGCCGTCAAGGTCGTGCACGCTGCAACGGCGTCTAGTTCAGCAACAGTGTGAAACTACCTACCGGGGAATGGCCCCGCTCATTTTGCCTGCGAACGCAGCACGCTGCTGGGGCTGTAAAGAAGGCTCAGCAAAGAGCACAGAGCCTGGGAAATCACAGAAAATGAGCTCTTTGGGCAAAAAGTTGCagaaaaagaactttttcatCTTGGTCTGACCCTAAccgaagctgctgctgctttttcctagaTACGGAGTTCTTGCAGCGCATTTGTAGCTGGGATGGCTGCCTTGAATTTGCGTGCGTGCTCTCCTGTGGGCTCTGTGCCCCTGTATCTAGCAGCGAGGCCAGTTCCCCAGACACGGTCTCTGGAGCTTTTTGAAGAGTAAATACTGTCGCTGTTTTGGTAGATCTCCGCGCTGACCTCTCTTTCTgttgttctgctgtttctctgagCCAGCAAGAGCCGGTTAGCTCAGCGAGGTGCAGCTCTGCTTGTTGGCATGCTGAGTCTTTCCTCGTCCCTGCAGTACCGGGCGTGGAATACACACGTATTCCATATCCAAACCAACTGTGTGGAGCAGGCTTTCTGCTGTGAACAtactctggttttttttcccttgattttccGCCCAGGTCCAATCCCTACACGCGTAGGGAGCAGAATTAGGAGCCGGAGCCATCTGATTGCAAGCGTGTCGTTCTTGGGCCAACCAGGGTTTGATCTGTGCTGGTTAACTCCAGGCACTGGAAACTTGCTTCCCCTGGAAATCATCTCATTTCATCTCTCTGTCCTCAAAAAAGGCCTAAAACGCTTGTCCCGCAGCACCGCCTCTGGTTCTTAAATCCCTATTATTGCTTCTCCTTTGCTTGCATTTTGTCTGTCTACGGTTCTGCTGAGgttagactttttttgttttctttcaccgCCTGCCTTTCATTAATGAGACATTTTTATGATTCTTCAGCATTCCGGGTGCTTTCGTAAAGCACAGTTTAAAAGTATATGCTGTTAATGCAACAAATGCTGCCTTACTTTCTGCAAATGCCCGAGGGGAGCAAAACGGGAACGTTTCCCAGCGCGTCCCTCTTGCCCTGTCGTGCTAATCCCTAGGCAGGCTCTTGGAGACGCGCGAGCTGAAGCCCCGTGCTGCTGCGTTGGTTCCCGGTGTTTGCCGGGAAGCAGACCACGCCGTGGGGAAAGGGGGTGGCCGGGAGGGGGAACGCGAGGCCCAAGCCGAATCTCTGCCCTTCCCCGAGCAGCGGGGTTTCCGGCTGCACTTTGAaccccggggagggcagagggagggatggcGGAGGCGGCTGGCTCTCTGCCCGGCTGCGTCACTCCAGCCTCCGCGGCGCCCCTTGCTCCGCTCCGTGTGAGGCAGAGGGCTGGAGCCCGTGGGGCAGGATGAGGCAcctgctctgggctggctgcagccagctgctgccccGGGAAGCCGGGCTCCACGCTCGCAAGCTGTCTGCGGCTGCTGCGGCGGCCACCCCACGCCGCAGCCTGTGGCCTCCGGCTCTTCTGGCCGCCTCTGGCTCCTCGCCCAGTGCGTCCACGGGGCTCCTCCGGCACCCGGCCCCGGGGCACGGGGCCCCTTGCCACTGGGGCTCGCAGTCCAACGTGCCCCCCAGCGCCCAGCTCGTGGCCCGGCCCGTGGGGGTCTGCTCCATGATGAAACTGCCCGTTCAGGTGTCGGCGGAGGGACTGGACGCAGCTTTCGTTGGCGTCCCTCTAGACACGGGCACGTCCAACCGGCCGGGAGCCAGGTAAGGGCTAGCTGGGCTGCCAGGGAAGCCGGTGCTTCGCTCCGGCCCGCCGGCACGGCTCTCCTCCCGCGAGAGGAGTGCTGGGTGCGTGGTGCTGGCATCGGGAACTGCCCAGCAGCTTTCCCTGGCCGTGCTCTCTGCCCAGGTTTGGTCCACGCCAGATCCGGGCCGAGTCGGTGATGGTGAGGAGGTACAACGGCAGCACCGGGGCAGCGCCTTTCGACTCCCTGCAGGTGGCTGACATCGGGGACGTGAACGTGAACCTCTACAACCTGCCCGACAGCTGCCGCCTCATCCGAGAGTCCTTCCAGAGGATAGTGGCCTCCGGCTGCGTGCCCCTCACCTTGGGTAAGgaccctgcctctccctgccctgccaccgcATCCCTGCTCACCCCaactccctcctcctgccctcgtTCAGTCTGAACACGGTAGAAGGTGAGCGATGAATCTGTCCGCTGCACGGGGTGTTGTGCTAAGTCATGGGCTAAATGGGTAAATCGTGGGTACGTTTACACGCGCTCTGCTGAAAGTACCGCCATCAGTGATGCCTCTTGTGTCAAAACCGGGGAGAATGGGCCAGCCAAGAGGCTGTTTCAGTGCACAGCCTGAAGCTCAACCGCAAATGCAATCGGCGGTGCGCTTTTGGTGTCCGGGTGAGCAGGACCCAAAGCAAGAGCAGTTTGTGTCCCTCTGAAAAGCCCCGAGCTTGAGCGAGCGCCCGGCAGCGTGCTGCTTTGCACGAGGTGTGATTTGGACGCGTGTTCAAGTTTCCAGCTGTCGCAGTTTGGCATCCCTAAATGAGGCAAGCGTACGTAGTAACGTGGGGCAAATTATCAGTTACAGCATCCTCAGAAGTGACTCAAGCACCTATTTATAACCCTGGTCAAGGGTCCCACGCCACGGGCTGCCCCTGCCAGCAGAGTCACGCGTCTTCGCTGGTCCCCCCATTTTTCTGAGGAGGGAATAGGAGAGAGGAAGCAACCTGCACCCGGGAGCCTCAGGCTTTCCTTAGGGAGTGAAGCCCTGGGGTGTATAAATGAGTGCAGAATAAACGCAAGGGGACAAAAATCACCTGGGAACAAATGTCATGAGCGCTGAGCACCTCTTGCAGTGTGTTACACCCTCTTCCCTGTCCTGTTGCAGGTGGAGATCACACCATAACGTACCCCATCCTGCAGGCTGTGGCAGAAAAGTAAGTTTCTGACCTGGAGATGTAGAATAAGGACTTGGGAAGGAGCCTTGGGAAGGCTCCTGGTTTGCCGTCCACGGCGCAGGCAGGGCCATCGCGCAGGGGATGGGGACTGACGTGGCCTCCCCCGTCTCGACTAGGCACGGTGCCATGGGACTGGTGCACGTGGATGCTCATACCGACACCGGAGACACAGCCCTGGGGGAGAAGATCTGCCACGGGACCCCGTTCCGGCGCTGCGTGGAGGAAGGGCTGCTGGACTGCAGCCGCGTGGTCCAGATCGGCATCCGAGGCTCCTCCTATGAACCCGATCCTTACAAGTACTGCCGGGACCAGGTAAGCGCGGCCGCAGGCACGCACCGAGCACTGCTTTCTTTCCCTGCCATGAACTTTCCCATGTCATTAATATTCCCTTAGCGTCAGCGGGAAAAGAAATGTCTCTTCTGCGTCTCGTCCCGTGCCAGCGGCTTGGCCCGCAGGACAAGTGCTCCCAGCACAGCGAGCCATTAGCCGAGCGGAGAATCAGAAAGGGGGGGGTGAGCGGAGGCTGCTTCAAGGTGCGCCTCTGCAGCTTGGCCCTGGCATGAGGATTTATCCCGGCAGAAAtccccggcggggcaggggatGCTCCGCTTCGCCTGCCTTTCTGTCTGTGCGCCCGCAGGGCTTCCGGGTGGTCCCGGCTGAAGAGTGCTGGAGGAGGTCCCTGGTGCCGCTGATGGGGGAGGTGAGGAAGCAGATGGGGGACAAGCCGGTGTACATCAGTTTCGATATCGATGGAGTAGACCCCGCGTACGCCCCCGGCACTGGGACGCCGGAGATAGCCGGGCTGACGCCTGCGCAGGTAAGGGGGAACGCAGCTTCATTTCCCAGCGTGAAGGGAACGTTTTTTGCTCCTGTTAAAGGAGGTCATGCCACCAGCGCAGCAAAGCGAAGGGTGAGGGAGACCAGGGAGCATTTCAGAGCGGTAATTTCAGAGCGGAAAGGAAATGTTGAACTGCTGTGATTTGGTCTGTATAGGTTGGGTTTCCTTAGCTGCACAAGGGGAAAGCAGAGCCCTGACCAGTCTGCCAGGTCAGATATGTTTCTTGATcccaaacctgtttttttttccctaggcttTGGAGATTATTCGTGGCTGCAAAGGACTGAACATAGTGGGATGTGACCTTGTAGAAGTTGCACCGATGTACGATGTCTCTGGTGAGTCTAAGACGTGTCCCTGGCAGAGGCGGCCGACCGCCGTGGGTGAAAGCGGTCGGGCATTcatggcttgctttttttccccgcCTTTTTGTCTTGTCTTAGGTAACACGGCCCTCCTGGGGGCAAACCTGCTGTTCGAGATGCTGTGCGTTCTCCCCGGAGTGAAGACAATGTGAGGGCAGCTCCGACCTCGGCCGAGGCTTTCTGTGTCCCGTTCCCCTTGACCGGTTGCAGCGAAGGCGGGCTTTGCAGCAAGGAATAAATGCCATTTGCCACTAGAAAAGGTAATTTCAAGCTGATAAACTGTAGGTAGCAAATGGGTTTGAACAGCCCCTTTACTGGTGTCTGTAGCTGTTGTGTTTagcctgggaaagggaaagatgagGCTAATGGCGCTTCGCCTCTGCTCTCTCAGCTGGAATTACTCCCCTGGCTCATAGGGGCTCTTGGCAAAGCTGTCGCTGGTAAAAGGTTTCTCCCATTAAGACACAGCAGCAGGACAATGAATGCGGAGGAAGGGAGGGCCGCCGAAGGTGGCCTGGGGCTCGGTCTGAGAGTAGGGGGATATTCTACTGAATTTCCTGCTGGGGATAACCAGGCATCTCCTGGGGCAGGAGCGGTTTGATCGCCCCTGGCATTTCAGAGCCGAGGCGGAGGCGTGGTCCGTTCGTACATGGAAACACAGAGCCACTTCATCACacattaaaatagtt contains the following coding sequences:
- the AGMAT gene encoding guanidino acid hydrolase, mitochondrial translates to MRHLLWAGCSQLLPREAGLHARKLSAAAAAATPRRSLWPPALLAASGSSPSASTGLLRHPAPGHGAPCHWGSQSNVPPSAQLVARPVGVCSMMKLPVQVSAEGLDAAFVGVPLDTGTSNRPGARFGPRQIRAESVMVRRYNGSTGAAPFDSLQVADIGDVNVNLYNLPDSCRLIRESFQRIVASGCVPLTLGGDHTITYPILQAVAEKHGAMGLVHVDAHTDTGDTALGEKICHGTPFRRCVEEGLLDCSRVVQIGIRGSSYEPDPYKYCRDQGFRVVPAEECWRRSLVPLMGEVRKQMGDKPVYISFDIDGVDPAYAPGTGTPEIAGLTPAQALEIIRGCKGLNIVGCDLVEVAPMYDVSGNTALLGANLLFEMLCVLPGVKTM